One genomic region from Stackebrandtia nassauensis DSM 44728 encodes:
- a CDS encoding PrsW family intramembrane metalloprotease, with translation MTGQVLAGRGSGRVFTQPQRPMYWVYVGLFAFGAFKMGTELSRFAELTPTALLISVLANGVLAFVVIKLINWLDLFGRLSVPLMAAAFGWGAVVATTVAAHANDLLTNVLATLGVTDWGIALAAATNEETLKLLGVVAVAVIGRRHIRRPMDGLVLGMMCGLGFEVVENLLYGVQTAITDVNSDISAAIVTNGARLVLGVGGHVMYTGIAGLGVGYFLTRQDRPAATRFAVAVGTFALAWVLHFLWDAPIGDGVSLGALVKYLVQLVAFFLLYRFAARWDWASFTATMSEQPSTVITSDELASMRTLTRRRRARSRARKEAGRAAGKRLRRLQEFQLGYAIALNHSSEPQHDPAVRTRWEDINEIRAEDHHQRV, from the coding sequence ATGACCGGTCAGGTGTTGGCGGGCCGCGGTTCGGGGCGGGTGTTCACGCAGCCGCAGCGTCCGATGTACTGGGTGTACGTCGGGCTGTTCGCCTTCGGTGCGTTCAAGATGGGCACCGAGTTGTCCCGGTTCGCCGAACTGACGCCGACGGCGCTGCTGATCTCGGTGCTGGCCAACGGCGTGCTGGCCTTCGTGGTCATCAAGCTCATCAACTGGCTGGACCTGTTCGGACGACTGTCGGTCCCGCTGATGGCGGCGGCATTCGGTTGGGGCGCGGTCGTGGCGACCACGGTGGCGGCCCATGCCAACGACCTGCTCACCAACGTGTTGGCCACCCTCGGCGTGACCGACTGGGGAATCGCCCTGGCGGCGGCGACCAATGAGGAGACGCTGAAGCTGCTGGGTGTGGTGGCGGTCGCGGTGATCGGCCGCCGCCATATCCGCCGCCCCATGGACGGTCTGGTGCTGGGGATGATGTGCGGTCTGGGTTTCGAGGTCGTGGAGAACCTGCTGTACGGCGTTCAGACGGCCATCACCGACGTGAACAGCGACATTTCGGCCGCCATCGTCACCAACGGGGCCAGGTTGGTGTTGGGCGTCGGCGGGCATGTCATGTACACCGGGATCGCCGGTTTGGGCGTCGGCTATTTCCTGACCCGCCAGGACCGACCGGCGGCGACGCGGTTCGCGGTCGCCGTGGGCACCTTCGCGCTGGCGTGGGTGCTGCACTTCCTGTGGGACGCGCCGATCGGCGACGGCGTGAGTCTGGGCGCGCTCGTCAAGTACCTCGTACAGCTCGTCGCGTTCTTCCTGCTGTACCGCTTCGCGGCCCGGTGGGACTGGGCCTCGTTCACCGCGACCATGTCCGAACAACCATCCACAGTGATCACCAGTGACGAGTTGGCGTCGATGCGGACGCTCACCCGCCGCCGCAGGGCACGGTCGCGAGCCCGCAAGGAAGCGGGCCGGGCTGCCGGGAAACGGCTGCGGCGGCTGCAGGAATTCCAGCTGGGATATGCGATCGCGCTGAACCACAGCAGCGAGCCGCAACATGATCCGGCCGTTCGGACCCGGTGGGAGGACATCAACGAGATCCGCGCCGAAGACCATCACCAGCGCGTGTGA
- a CDS encoding SGNH/GDSL hydrolase family protein, whose translation MTITLRPGSTVMFTGDSITDCRRHDSEDGLGFGYPLRVAGAWALRHPDRPVTWLNTASGGHKVMDLETRWRSDVLDARPDVVSILVGINDVGWHSYDPNGHVIPVEDFAAGYDRLLAPLAESGADLILIEPFLLPIRGVIEVGPVRLDETDREKWRTDLDPKIQVVRDLARRYDAHLLTADSMFTELTATTGPEYWAADGVHPTPAGHAALATAWLRLVA comes from the coding sequence ATGACGATCACCCTGCGACCGGGCAGCACCGTGATGTTCACCGGAGACTCGATCACCGACTGCCGACGACACGACAGCGAGGACGGCCTCGGGTTCGGCTACCCGCTGCGCGTCGCGGGCGCATGGGCCCTGCGCCACCCTGACCGCCCCGTCACCTGGCTCAACACCGCCTCCGGGGGTCACAAGGTGATGGACCTCGAAACCCGATGGCGCTCAGACGTTCTCGACGCGCGCCCCGACGTCGTGTCGATCCTGGTCGGCATCAACGACGTCGGCTGGCACTCCTACGACCCGAACGGCCACGTGATCCCCGTCGAGGACTTCGCGGCGGGCTACGACCGTCTGCTCGCACCCCTGGCCGAGTCCGGCGCCGACCTGATCCTCATCGAACCGTTCCTGCTCCCGATCCGCGGCGTCATCGAGGTCGGCCCCGTGCGACTCGACGAAACCGACCGCGAAAAGTGGCGCACCGACCTGGACCCCAAGATCCAGGTCGTACGCGACCTCGCCCGCCGATACGACGCGCACCTGCTCACCGCCGACAGCATGTTCACCGAACTCACCGCCACCACCGGACCCGAGTACTGGGCCGCCGACGGCGTACACCCGACCCCGGCCGGTCACGCCGCCCTCGCCACCGCCTGGCTGCGACTGGTCGCATGA
- a CDS encoding MFS transporter, with protein sequence MTTPRPAQARLALLACILASSLVGMDSLMTTVALSSIAETLDVGMSAQQWVLAAFLVTLGSLLLVGGALGDVYGRWRVFRWGTAAFGLAAAICALAPNAPTLIAGRMVQGAAAALLLPNVLAVLTSMFSGEARSKAIGSWSAWSGLSVIAGPPVGGLVISLVSWPGVYWLEVPLALSVLALIVKADPRTDDRGRGRVDLVGALLAVPAIGGVAFYLIQGASLGWSSPGALAALGAGIGCGVVFLWWERRTTDPLLPLTLFRIRDFTVINIVTFILYGGLISCGTYTVLFLQDFRGYPPAVAGLVSAIPIIVLFASSSRFGALADRYGARLFIGGGAIVAGLGILILLLVGSEADLYTVVIPSTLVHGIGLSMLVAPLTAGVMSSVDEERTGAASGVNNAVARIGSMLAIAVVGLLISAQFSTNVDEQLARLDPGPELKTAVAAAAEQPLAGSLPADATDAQRDAVEPLLRDASLDAFRTAVVVMGGLAVLAGAVTLVGMRRPPRRLSAEGTLGCPITGVRIHRDEPAISPLRRAPADLLPDAANPG encoded by the coding sequence ATGACCACCCCCCGCCCCGCCCAAGCCCGACTGGCACTACTGGCATGCATCCTCGCGTCCTCCCTTGTGGGCATGGACAGTCTCATGACGACCGTCGCGCTGTCGTCCATCGCCGAGACCCTCGACGTCGGCATGTCGGCGCAACAGTGGGTCCTGGCCGCCTTCCTGGTCACCCTGGGCAGCCTGCTGCTGGTCGGCGGGGCCCTGGGCGACGTGTACGGACGCTGGCGGGTGTTCCGCTGGGGCACCGCCGCGTTCGGCCTGGCCGCCGCGATCTGCGCCCTGGCACCCAACGCGCCGACGCTGATCGCCGGACGGATGGTCCAGGGCGCGGCGGCCGCGCTGCTGCTGCCCAACGTGCTGGCCGTGTTGACGTCGATGTTCTCCGGCGAAGCCCGCTCCAAGGCCATCGGCAGCTGGTCGGCCTGGAGCGGCCTGTCGGTGATCGCCGGACCACCCGTCGGCGGCCTGGTGATCTCGCTGGTGTCCTGGCCGGGCGTCTACTGGCTGGAAGTACCGCTCGCCCTTTCAGTGCTGGCGTTGATCGTCAAGGCCGACCCCAGGACCGACGATCGCGGCCGGGGCCGGGTGGACCTCGTCGGCGCACTGCTGGCGGTGCCCGCCATCGGCGGCGTGGCCTTCTACCTGATCCAGGGCGCCTCGCTGGGCTGGTCCAGCCCGGGAGCGCTGGCGGCCCTGGGCGCCGGGATCGGGTGCGGCGTCGTGTTCCTGTGGTGGGAACGGCGCACCACCGATCCGCTGCTGCCGTTGACGCTGTTCCGGATCCGCGACTTCACCGTCATCAACATCGTCACGTTCATCCTCTATGGAGGACTGATCTCGTGCGGCACGTACACGGTCCTGTTCCTGCAGGACTTCCGCGGCTACCCACCGGCGGTGGCCGGACTGGTGAGTGCCATCCCCATCATCGTGCTGTTCGCGTCGTCCAGCCGCTTCGGCGCGCTGGCCGACCGCTACGGCGCCCGGCTGTTCATCGGCGGCGGCGCGATCGTGGCCGGCCTGGGGATCCTCATCCTGCTGCTGGTCGGCTCCGAGGCCGACCTGTACACGGTCGTGATCCCGTCAACGCTGGTGCACGGCATCGGACTGTCCATGCTGGTCGCACCCCTGACCGCGGGCGTCATGTCCTCGGTGGACGAGGAACGCACCGGCGCGGCCTCGGGCGTCAACAACGCGGTGGCCCGGATCGGCAGCATGCTGGCGATCGCCGTCGTCGGCCTGCTGATCTCGGCCCAGTTCTCCACCAACGTGGACGAACAGCTCGCGCGCCTCGACCCGGGCCCGGAACTGAAGACCGCCGTGGCAGCGGCCGCCGAACAACCGCTGGCGGGCAGCCTCCCCGCCGACGCGACCGACGCCCAGCGCGACGCGGTCGAGCCGCTGCTGCGCGACGCGTCCCTGGACGCGTTCCGCACCGCCGTGGTGGTGATGGGCGGCCTGGCCGTGCTCGCCGGGGCGGTGACCCTCGTGGGCATGCGCCGCCCGCCGCGCCGCCTCAGCGCCGAGGGCACCCTGGGCTGCCCGATCACGGGAGTGCGCATACACCGCGACGAACCGGCGATCAGCCCGCTGCGCCGCGCCCCCGCCGATCTGCTGCCGGACGCGGCCAATCCCGGCTGA
- a CDS encoding MarR family winged helix-turn-helix transcriptional regulator has translation MKATELLADPRLTTMGLLFEAHEGLVAKLQPTWSKGGLSGLDLNALLRLSRSTGQRLRMSDLAAQTKLSTSGVTRLVDRLERLGLARRESFPGDRRTTYAVLTDAGSQRIEQVLPDYLAAIERWFTGLLSPEQLDALVAGLRVIRDAVHPDAERQD, from the coding sequence ATGAAAGCCACCGAACTGCTCGCCGACCCCCGACTGACCACCATGGGCCTGCTGTTCGAGGCCCACGAGGGACTGGTCGCCAAACTCCAGCCCACCTGGAGCAAGGGAGGACTGTCCGGACTGGACCTCAACGCGCTGCTGCGACTGAGCCGCTCCACCGGACAGCGGCTGCGCATGAGCGACCTGGCCGCCCAGACCAAACTGTCCACCAGTGGCGTCACGCGGCTCGTCGACCGGCTGGAACGCCTGGGCCTGGCCCGTCGGGAGTCCTTCCCCGGCGACCGCCGCACCACCTACGCGGTGCTCACCGACGCCGGAAGCCAACGCATCGAGCAGGTGCTGCCCGACTACCTGGCCGCCATCGAACGCTGGTTCACCGGACTGCTCAGCCCCGAACAACTCGACGCACTGGTCGCGGGTCTGCGCGTCATACGTGACGCGGTCCACCCTGACGCGGAGCGCCAGGACTGA
- a CDS encoding NADP-dependent oxidoreductase, with amino-acid sequence MTRMYAITQDGFGGPEVLHRTETDRPTPGPDDVLVKVHAAGVNPVDTAVRAGYFPLITEPPFALGWDVAGVVEAVGANVTRFSVGDAVFGMPLFPEAAGAYAQYLTAPAGQLVPKPDSLSMAEAGALPLAGLTAWQAVVDIAEVAAGQRVLIHAAAGGVGHLAVQIAKSRGAHVIATARAANHELVKSLGADEVIDYTAVDFTTAIEPVDVVVDLVGGDYAPRSARVLRPGGLLVTTVGHNPGITEVEAEQAGIRYATVFVMPSAKNLAGLSALSEAGELRVHVAERLPLAEAAKAHELAESGGAVGKTVLIP; translated from the coding sequence ATGACCCGCATGTACGCGATCACCCAAGACGGCTTCGGCGGCCCGGAAGTGCTGCACCGCACCGAGACCGACCGCCCCACCCCCGGCCCGGACGACGTCCTGGTCAAGGTCCACGCCGCCGGGGTGAACCCGGTGGACACCGCCGTGCGCGCCGGCTACTTCCCGCTGATCACCGAACCGCCGTTCGCGCTCGGCTGGGACGTGGCCGGAGTCGTCGAAGCCGTCGGCGCCAACGTGACCCGCTTCAGCGTCGGCGACGCCGTGTTCGGCATGCCGCTGTTCCCCGAGGCCGCCGGTGCCTACGCGCAGTACCTGACGGCACCCGCTGGGCAGCTGGTTCCCAAGCCCGACAGCCTGTCCATGGCCGAGGCGGGCGCGCTGCCACTGGCCGGACTCACCGCGTGGCAGGCCGTCGTCGACATCGCCGAGGTCGCCGCGGGCCAGCGGGTGCTCATCCACGCCGCCGCCGGGGGAGTGGGGCACCTGGCCGTCCAGATCGCGAAATCCCGTGGCGCCCATGTCATCGCCACCGCCCGCGCCGCCAACCACGAGCTCGTGAAGTCGCTGGGCGCCGACGAGGTCATCGACTACACCGCCGTCGACTTCACCACCGCGATCGAACCGGTGGACGTCGTGGTGGACCTCGTCGGCGGCGACTACGCGCCCCGCTCGGCCCGCGTGCTGCGGCCCGGCGGGCTGCTGGTCACCACCGTGGGCCACAACCCCGGCATCACCGAAGTCGAGGCCGAACAGGCGGGCATCCGGTACGCCACGGTGTTCGTCATGCCCTCGGCGAAGAACCTGGCGGGGCTCAGCGCCCTGTCCGAGGCCGGTGAGCTGCGCGTCCACGTGGCCGAGCGGCTGCCTCTGGCCGAGGCCGCCAAGGCCCACGAACTGGCCGAGAGTGGCGGCGCCGTCGGCAAGACCGTCCTGATTCCCTAA
- a CDS encoding TetR/AcrR family transcriptional regulator, giving the protein MTSHTRRPGTGPRQAERLYRVVLELLREHGFDELAIETVAQRAGVNKTTIYRWWPSKDALVADALIHSELLDLDVPDTGSLRGDLTALVRQVRLLLSGADTAPIATSVFAAAASRPELAGLTRDFFADRLSRERVVFERAIARGDIHPDTDVTLAVDLALGAVWTRVVLRQQDVGEAFDAEVTDLLLAGLTPRT; this is encoded by the coding sequence GTGACCTCCCACACCCGCCGCCCCGGAACCGGCCCGCGGCAAGCTGAGCGGCTGTACCGCGTCGTCCTGGAACTGTTGCGCGAACACGGTTTCGACGAGCTGGCCATCGAGACCGTCGCGCAGCGGGCCGGGGTCAACAAGACCACGATCTACCGCTGGTGGCCGTCCAAGGACGCCCTGGTCGCCGACGCGCTGATCCACTCCGAACTGCTCGACCTGGACGTTCCCGACACCGGCAGCCTGCGCGGCGACCTGACGGCCCTGGTGCGGCAGGTGCGGCTGCTGCTGTCGGGGGCCGACACCGCGCCCATCGCGACCTCGGTGTTCGCCGCGGCGGCCTCCCGACCCGAACTGGCGGGGCTGACGCGCGACTTCTTCGCCGACCGGCTCAGCCGCGAGCGCGTCGTCTTCGAGCGCGCCATCGCCCGAGGCGACATCCATCCCGACACCGACGTGACGTTGGCCGTCGACCTGGCGCTGGGAGCGGTGTGGACCCGTGTCGTGCTGCGCCAGCAGGACGTCGGCGAAGCCTTCGACGCCGAGGTCACCGATCTGCTGCTGGCTGGACTGACGCCGCGAACCTAA
- a CDS encoding ZIP family metal transporter: MAIVLALAAFGSTLLGGLVALRARNAQNLVLGLAAGVMLGVVAFDLMPEALDQAPAELFGVPGPMLTAAGGFLTIHVIERSLAIHRGHEAEFGAHQHGLESVGLLAGSGLVVHSALDGVGIGLAFQVDASVGITVAVAVIAHDFADGFNTFTITTLYGNARKRALLLLFLDAVAPVAGALLASLFTVSPAAIGLYLGYFAGFLLYLATSDILPEAHAKRPSHLTLLCTVAGVAFMWLVVGLSH, translated from the coding sequence ATGGCGATCGTGCTGGCGCTGGCCGCGTTCGGGTCCACCCTCCTGGGTGGCCTGGTCGCGCTGCGAGCCCGCAACGCCCAGAACCTCGTCCTGGGCCTGGCCGCCGGAGTCATGCTCGGCGTGGTCGCCTTCGACCTGATGCCCGAAGCCCTCGACCAGGCACCCGCCGAGCTGTTCGGAGTGCCCGGACCGATGCTCACCGCCGCGGGCGGATTCCTCACCATCCACGTCATCGAACGCTCCCTGGCCATCCACCGTGGACACGAAGCCGAGTTCGGGGCCCACCAACACGGTCTGGAGTCCGTGGGCCTACTCGCCGGTTCCGGCCTGGTCGTCCACAGTGCCCTGGACGGCGTCGGCATCGGCCTGGCGTTCCAGGTCGACGCCTCGGTCGGCATCACCGTCGCCGTGGCCGTCATCGCCCACGACTTCGCCGACGGCTTCAACACCTTCACCATCACCACGCTGTACGGCAACGCCCGCAAACGCGCCCTGCTCCTGCTGTTCCTGGACGCGGTGGCCCCCGTCGCCGGAGCCCTGCTGGCCAGTCTGTTCACCGTCTCGCCCGCCGCGATCGGGCTCTACCTGGGCTACTTCGCCGGTTTCCTGCTGTACCTGGCCACATCGGACATACTCCCCGAGGCGCACGCCAAACGCCCCTCCCACCTGACGCTGCTGTGCACCGTCGCCGGGGTCGCGTTCATGTGGCTGGTCGTGGGACTCAGCCACTGA
- a CDS encoding SDR family NAD(P)-dependent oxidoreductase translates to MDLRLSDRVAVVTGASKGMGLAITATLLSEGAKVIAVSRKSSPELDALAGPRLVHVSADLTNPEAPASAIASAVEVFGGVDILVNNAGGPPPGTSLPRFGFLTPDDADWRDMFEFNLFSAVRAIRAAIPVMLGRGGGAIVNVSSTLARQPGAMNVDYSAAKAGLNAVTKSLSEEFGPQGIRVNTVSPGPVRTDWWTKDGGAADIIAASAGIDRDAVMDSAAPEMMRLTTGRLIDPQEVADAVALLVSPRSGSTTGAEYIVDAGALKEL, encoded by the coding sequence ATGGATCTGCGACTGTCGGACCGCGTCGCCGTCGTCACCGGAGCCTCCAAGGGCATGGGCCTGGCCATCACGGCCACCTTGTTGTCCGAGGGCGCCAAGGTGATCGCCGTGTCGCGCAAGTCCAGTCCGGAACTGGACGCGCTGGCCGGGCCGCGACTGGTCCACGTGTCGGCCGACCTGACCAACCCCGAGGCGCCCGCTTCGGCCATCGCCAGCGCCGTGGAGGTGTTCGGCGGCGTCGACATTCTGGTCAACAACGCCGGTGGCCCGCCCCCGGGCACCAGCCTGCCCCGGTTCGGTTTCCTGACTCCCGACGACGCCGACTGGCGCGACATGTTCGAGTTCAACCTGTTCTCGGCCGTGCGCGCGATCCGCGCCGCGATCCCGGTGATGCTGGGCCGCGGCGGCGGCGCGATCGTCAACGTCTCCTCGACGCTGGCCCGGCAGCCCGGCGCGATGAACGTCGACTACTCGGCCGCCAAGGCCGGGCTCAACGCCGTCACCAAGTCGCTGTCGGAGGAGTTCGGCCCGCAGGGCATCCGCGTCAACACCGTGTCCCCGGGCCCGGTGCGCACCGACTGGTGGACGAAGGACGGTGGCGCGGCCGACATCATCGCCGCCTCGGCGGGCATCGACCGTGACGCGGTGATGGACTCCGCCGCCCCGGAGATGATGCGGCTGACCACCGGACGCCTCATCGACCCGCAGGAGGTCGCCGACGCGGTGGCCCTGCTGGTCTCGCCGCGCTCGGGCAGCACCACCGGCGCCGAGTACATCGTCGACGCCGGCGCTCTCAAAGAGCTGTAA
- a CDS encoding RNA polymerase sigma factor, with product MTDPVAEALAKDLDHGYQTLYGEYRGVVFSTALRLAGRWADAEDIAAEAFLRAYRALLGYDTDRRASLRTRAWLLTIVMNVWRNRVRTLARKPPPGPIEDAPEPVDPSETVEETAERHDTGAQLARLLTVLPHRQREAVVLRHVVDLPIDEIAEILDIPQGTVKSHISRGLSRLRAEVTTTAISEGGQS from the coding sequence ATGACCGATCCGGTGGCCGAAGCCCTCGCCAAGGACCTCGACCACGGCTACCAGACCCTCTACGGCGAATACCGGGGCGTGGTGTTCTCGACCGCGCTGCGACTGGCGGGACGCTGGGCCGACGCCGAGGACATCGCCGCCGAGGCGTTCCTGCGGGCCTACCGGGCGCTTTTGGGCTACGACACCGACCGGCGCGCGTCCCTGCGCACCCGCGCCTGGCTGTTGACCATCGTGATGAACGTGTGGCGCAACCGGGTCCGTACGCTGGCCCGCAAGCCCCCGCCCGGCCCGATCGAGGACGCCCCCGAACCGGTGGACCCGTCCGAGACCGTCGAGGAAACCGCCGAACGCCACGACACCGGCGCCCAGCTGGCGCGACTGCTGACCGTACTGCCGCACCGGCAGCGGGAGGCCGTGGTGCTGCGGCACGTCGTCGATCTGCCGATCGACGAGATAGCCGAGATACTTGACATCCCACAGGGGACGGTCAAGTCCCATATCTCGCGCGGCCTGTCCCGGCTGCGCGCCGAAGTGACAACCACAGCGATCTCCGAAGGAGGCCAGTCATGA
- a CDS encoding methylated-DNA--[protein]-cysteine S-methyltransferase: MTTPDKDPLLDGLATLGVDAPDTLLDRFAARWTSLATPIGELRAAFTDHGIAFVRQATDDFGEQFRQRFARPLLPALSVPDGLEAALVTGDARGISVDLRELGEFQESVLLAARTIPPGQVRPYAWIAAEIGRPKAVRAVGTALAKNPVPLVIPCHRVVRTDGGVGQYIFGAEAKQRLLRFEHADI; this comes from the coding sequence ATGACCACACCTGACAAAGACCCACTGTTGGACGGCCTCGCCACGCTGGGCGTCGACGCTCCCGACACCCTGCTGGACCGGTTCGCCGCCCGCTGGACCAGTCTCGCCACCCCGATCGGCGAGCTCCGGGCCGCGTTCACCGACCACGGCATCGCGTTCGTCCGCCAGGCCACCGACGACTTCGGCGAGCAGTTCCGGCAGCGTTTCGCCCGGCCGTTGCTGCCCGCCCTGTCGGTCCCCGACGGCCTGGAGGCGGCCCTGGTCACCGGCGACGCGCGCGGCATTTCCGTCGACCTGCGCGAGCTGGGGGAGTTCCAGGAGTCGGTGTTGCTGGCGGCCCGCACCATCCCGCCCGGCCAGGTGCGGCCCTACGCGTGGATCGCCGCCGAGATCGGCCGCCCCAAAGCGGTCCGGGCGGTGGGAACGGCACTGGCCAAGAACCCGGTCCCGCTGGTGATCCCGTGCCACCGCGTGGTGCGCACCGACGGCGGCGTCGGCCAGTACATCTTCGGCGCCGAAGCCAAGCAGCGGCTGCTGCGCTTCGAACACGCCGACATCTAA
- a CDS encoding helix-turn-helix domain-containing protein — MVREPLGPTQRERGNRLGALLRRRRGDRSMVEVATAAGISVETLRKIETGRIPTPALFTVAAIAEVLGVSLDELVRESTAQPAPL, encoded by the coding sequence ATGGTGCGTGAACCCCTGGGCCCGACCCAACGCGAACGAGGAAACCGGCTGGGCGCGCTGCTGCGGCGACGCCGCGGCGACCGCAGCATGGTGGAGGTGGCCACGGCCGCCGGGATCTCGGTGGAGACGCTGCGCAAGATCGAGACCGGCCGCATCCCGACCCCGGCGCTGTTCACGGTGGCCGCGATCGCCGAGGTGCTGGGCGTCTCGCTGGACGAGCTGGTCCGCGAGTCGACCGCCCAACCCGCCCCGCTGTAG
- the map gene encoding type I methionyl aminopeptidase — MIELKTPDEIDAMAEAGAVVARALAAAREHAAIGVSLKELDQVAAEVITSSGATSPFLNYHPSWAPTPFPGVICASVNDAIVHGVPGDYRLADGDLVSIDCGAKLNGWCGDSAISFTVGTAREADVKLSRDTRAAMAAGIAAARPGNRIGDIGAAIAAIGRGNGYGMTEGWGGHGVGHDMHEPPHVPNENRTGYGPRLKPGLVIAIEPMFTAGGDDGFATDPDGWTLRTTDGTRAAHWEHTIAITPEGPRLLTVDIAAGDDPFDLSTV, encoded by the coding sequence GTGATCGAACTGAAGACCCCCGACGAGATCGACGCGATGGCCGAAGCCGGTGCCGTGGTGGCGCGAGCGCTGGCGGCGGCGCGCGAGCACGCGGCCATCGGGGTGTCGCTGAAGGAACTGGACCAGGTCGCCGCCGAGGTCATCACGAGCAGCGGCGCCACCTCGCCGTTCCTGAACTACCACCCCAGTTGGGCGCCCACCCCGTTTCCCGGCGTCATCTGCGCGTCGGTCAACGACGCCATCGTCCACGGCGTCCCCGGCGACTACCGACTGGCCGACGGCGACCTGGTCAGCATCGACTGCGGCGCGAAGCTCAACGGCTGGTGCGGCGACTCGGCGATCAGCTTCACCGTCGGCACCGCCCGCGAGGCCGACGTGAAGCTCAGCCGCGACACCCGGGCCGCGATGGCCGCCGGGATCGCCGCCGCCCGCCCCGGCAACCGGATCGGCGACATCGGCGCCGCCATCGCCGCCATCGGCCGGGGTAACGGCTACGGCATGACCGAGGGCTGGGGCGGCCACGGCGTCGGCCACGACATGCACGAGCCCCCGCACGTGCCCAACGAGAACCGCACCGGATACGGGCCACGGCTGAAACCGGGACTGGTCATCGCGATCGAGCCGATGTTCACCGCCGGTGGCGACGACGGCTTCGCCACCGACCCCGACGGCTGGACCCTGCGCACCACCGACGGAACCCGGGCCGCGCACTGGGAACATACGATCGCCATCACACCCGAGGGACCGCGTCTGCTGACCGTGGACATAGCCGCCGGTGACGACCCCTTCGATCTGTCCACTGTATGA
- a CDS encoding FKBP-type peptidyl-prolyl cis-trans isomerase, translated as MALERPIIEKEDRHPPQYLEIDDIVVGEGAEARKGADIDVHYVGVSLSTGQEFDASWNRGQAFTIPLGAGRVIPGWDQGLVGMKVGGRRKLTIPPHLAYGNQSPTPAIKPGETLVFVVDLIDVR; from the coding sequence GTGGCCCTGGAACGCCCGATCATCGAGAAGGAAGACCGTCACCCGCCGCAGTACCTGGAGATCGACGACATCGTCGTCGGCGAGGGTGCCGAGGCCCGCAAGGGCGCCGACATCGACGTCCACTACGTCGGGGTGTCGCTGTCGACGGGCCAGGAGTTCGACGCCAGCTGGAACCGGGGACAGGCCTTCACGATCCCGCTGGGCGCCGGACGCGTCATCCCCGGCTGGGACCAGGGCCTGGTCGGCATGAAGGTCGGCGGCCGCCGCAAGCTCACCATCCCGCCGCACCTGGCCTACGGCAACCAGAGCCCCACCCCGGCCATCAAGCCGGGCGAGACCCTGGTGTTCGTCGTCGATCTCATCGACGTCCGCTGA